From Tripterygium wilfordii isolate XIE 37 chromosome 16, ASM1340144v1, whole genome shotgun sequence, one genomic window encodes:
- the LOC119981144 gene encoding protein CHROMATIN REMODELING 4-like isoform X1, whose translation MKDNSSTSSKMINRNWVLKHKRKRLLCGSAISSGKEEKSVALESPRFSSAKRRVNNEASSDLSLSKKKGNDGYYYECVVCDRGGSLLCCESCPQTYHIHCLDPPLKRIPTGTWKCPKCCQKSEPLKAHLDSISKRATTKTIPTKSRTVIQLSGNDKSSRSFGGSIISKKRSSSKGKSVLIDGVKPLKKMEDNSQMDVSSSTNLSHPSVGMSVEESLLCVNADDEKKPVVIPPNSSSERKSSSPASEDLSHHKLVDPEPNDKIEEQKPDVPCANGSLRSKIILGICAATNEDRKRKKEINKVYCNKKHRIDKGKHPAKTSKNRFPKANAASPVTSSSHQKGKATDHEFPVYLSKYHVGTKGIDAQGRDEVDRVLGCRVRGGNEGSRIHVTVTVADDRHSDGLFLSESQKSLTEENVASNIDLDVEVGENLTEGCHEAMNDYDKEECREDDIRVDNIHVYRRSMSKECKGGNTKDVVNNDDIDSSSIAPNGEDRDEAAVSKKDSGKRNEKTAEQGGVVSLRSHDANEASQVCETHDLDKSGDIKEDIEMKTTSGTENKIQHLAMAEPASVNGEIVLYEYLVKWVGRSHIHNSWISESQLKVRAKRKLENYRAKYGTAVINLCEERWKQPQRVIALRASRDGTCEAFVKWAGLPYDECTWEKLDEPVIQSSPHLVDLFVQFESQTSEKDAARDDPSLRKCGNDIVTLAEQPEELKGGSLFPHQLEALNWLRKCWHRFKNVILADEMGLGKTVSACAFISSLYFEFKAPLPCLVLVPLSTMPNWLAEFSLWAPKINVVEYHGCAKARAMIRQYEWHASDPKDLNKKTFSYKFNVLLTTYEMVLADSSHLRGVPWEVLVVDEGHRLKNSESRLFSLLNSFCFQHRVLLTGTPLQNNIGETYNLLNFLQPASFPSLSSFEQKFNDLTTAEKVEELKKLVAPHMLRRLKKDAMQNIPPKTERMVPVELSSIQAEYYRAMLTKNYQILRNIGKGVAQQSMLNIVMQLRKVCNHPYLIPGTEPDSGSVEFLHEMRIKASAKLSLLHSMLKVLYKEGHRVLIFSQMTKLLDILEDYLNIEFGPKMYERVDGSVSVADRQTAIARFNQDKSRFVFLLSTRSCGLGINLATADTVIIYDSDFNPHTDIQAMNRAHRIGQSNRLLVYRLVVRASVEERILQLARKKLMLDQLFVNKSESQKEVEDILRWGTEELFRDSSSMGGKDNGENNCNKDEAITDIELKHRKRGGGLGDVYKDKCTDGTNKLVWDENAILRLLDRSNLQSGANDGGEVQLENDMLGSVKSLEWNDETTEEQGGAESPTVVADDISVKDSERKEDNLVTVTEENEWDRLLRLRWEKYQSEEEAALGRGKRQRKAVSYREAYAAHPNETLSEPSGGEEEREPEPTREYTPAGRALKEKFSKLRARQKERLARRNATDNTVLNEGVAVPKSLLECPSSNCKYGDLAAESAQDREKASVVDMEHGKPKQPLDTLNIKDDSNFRLGKLSKSKMGNHLDLPVNSLGHMSPDNLLLSYHHQGRVYTHSLPPSNLLPVLGLCAPNAPQLESSHRNFLRMNGRQSRPATGPDFPFSLAPCGGSSLEPEVKKHEATLDKLKFQDSSAEAMQRLRSSITDSWHPLSPYPPAISQGKEPDRSESSGSKFAAFQEKMSFPNLPLDDTLLPIFPLGGKRIPIAPHDLLPNLSLGSRPGAASDTIHDLPTMPLLPNLKFPPQDTWYNQREREVPPPLGLSQMPTTFPPFPENHRRVLENIMMRTGSGSSNLHWKKSKSDGWSEDELDFLWVGVRRHGRGNWDVMLRDPRLKFSKYKASEDLAAQWEEEQLKILEGPSLPTPRSMKATKSTKSSLFPSIPIGMMARALQGSKFFRPPKLQPHLTDMKLGFGDLSSSLPRFEQFDLHGSQNEHFGHIPTWDADKFQVTFAGDSSVAPSDGRGTSSNVPAEKPSLLNLFGAASLGSLGLNKSSSPDSLRKEDELGAMKHRKLPSLLDRSLNTLRGSLNNAANDESTSSELLFDPDKVLNLSHLKGKEIVGSNSKNKLPHWLQEAVSAPDKPPDPTLPPTVSAIAQSVHILYGEDKHTIPPFVIPGPPPCLPEDPRRILRRKRKRRSKISGLTPPEKVQGGQNSQTNPLGTENASTSIPLAPPFSPPPQAVAGTSGLPWLKSDLNLTVPSLDVTNASSSSAYSNLQKKASKGLTPSPQVLQLVASCVAPGPSFPSVSCVTSSGFLESNLSLPKSVDQVGFCDTHSALEINKDNRSLPVDEEGLAPEVRADQPDPGESSKTRSDPLENEKPDMGEISSEGTVSDQPVSDHET comes from the exons ATGAAGGATAATAGTTCAACAAGTAGTAAAATGATTAACAGAAACTGGGTGCTGAAGCACAAACGGAAAAGACTTCTGTGTGGATCAGCTATTTCCAGTGGTAAAGAGGAGAAATCGGTTGCCTTGGAATCCCCCAGGTTTTCTTCTGCCAAACGCAGGGTGAACAATGAAGCAAGTTCTGACTTATCCTTGTCcaagaaaaaaggaaatgatGGA TATTATTACGAATGTGTGGTCTGTGATCGTGGTGGCAGCTTGTTGTGCTGTGAAAGCTGTCCTCAGACCTATCATATTCACTGTCTTGACCCGCCTCTTAAG CGCATTCCAACGGGGACGTGGAAATGCCCAAAGTGTTGTCAGAAAAGTGAGCCTTTGAAGGCCCATTTGGATTCCATTTCAAAACGAGCAACAACAAAAACGATCCCAACAAAATCTAGAACTGTAATTCAGTTATCTGGCAATGACAAATCATCCCGATCTTTTGGAGGTTCTATAATTTCTAAGAAAAGGTCTTCGAGCAAAGGCAAATCTGTTTTAATTGATGGAGTGAAACCCTTAAAAAAGATGGAGGATAACTCTCAGATGGATGTATCTTCAAGCACAAACCTTAGTCATCCATCGGTTGGTATGTCAGTTGAGGAAAGTTTGTTATGTGTTAATGCGGATGATGAAAAGAAGCCTGTTGTTATTCCACCAAATTCATCCTCTGAGAGGAAATCAAGTTCTCCTGCTTCTGAAGATCTGTCTCACCACAAACTTGTGGATCCAGAGCCAAATGACAAAATTGAGGAGCAAAAGCCTGATGTTCCTTGTGCTAATGGATCTCTCAGAAGCAAAATCATCCTAGGCATATGTGCCGCCACTaatgaagatagaaaaagaaaaaaagaaatcaataagGTGTACTGTAACAAGAAGCATAGGATCGACAAGGGAAAACATCCtgccaaaacttcaaaaaaccGTTTTCCCAAAGCCAATGCTGCAAGTCCTGTAACTAGCAGTTCTCACCAGAAAGGGAAAGCTACTGATCATGAGTTTCCTGTATATTTGTCAAAGTATCATGTTGGAACCAAGGGTATTGATGCTCAGGGAAGAGATGAG GTCGATCGGGTATTGGGGTGTCGAGTTCGAGGTGGTAATGAAGGCTCCAGAATTCATGTAACTGTTACTGTTGCAGATGACCGCCATTCTGATGGTTTGTTTCTTTCTGAAAGTCAAAAGAGTCTTACAGAAGAAAATGTAGCCAGTAATATTGATTTAGATGTTGAAGTTGGTGAAAACCTTACTGAAGGATGCCACGAGGCCATGAATGATTATGACAAAGAAGAATGCAGAGAGGATGATATCAGAGTGGATAATATTCATGTATACAGAAGGTCTATGAGCAAAGAATGTAAAGGAGGGAACACCAAGGATGTCGTGAATAATGACGATATCGATTCGAGTTCTATAGCTCCAAATGGTGAAGATAGAGATGAGGCAGCAGTAAGTAAAAAAGATTCaggaaaaagaaatgaaaaaacagCAGAGCAAGGTGGTGTTGTTAGTTTGAGAAGTCATGATGCCAATGAAGCTTCTCAAGTATGCGAAACTCATGACTTAGATAAAAGCGGAGATATCAAAGAAGATATAGAAATGAAAACGACGAGTGGTACTGAAAACAAAATCCAGCATTTGGCCATGGCAGAACCTGCCAGTGTAAATGGAGAGATTGTATTGTATGAATATTTGGTAAAGTGGGTTGGAAGGTCCCATATTCATAATAGTTGGATTTCTGAATCCCAACTGAAAGTCCGAGCAAAgagaaaactagaaaattacAGGGCAAAGTATGGAACAGCTGTGATCAATCTCTGTGAGGAGAGATGGAAGCAACCCCAGCGGGTCATTGCCCTTCGTGCATCAAGAGATGGTACATGTGAAGCTTTTGTAAAATGGGCTGGTCTTCCTTATGATGAATGCACTTGGGAAAAGTTAGATGAGCCTGTTATTCAAAGTTCTCCTCACCTGGTTGATCTGTTTGTTCAGTTTGAAAGTCAGACATCGGAGAAAGATGCTGCCAGGGATGATCCTTCGTTGAGGAAGTGTGGAAATGATATTGTTACTCTTGCAGAGCAACCTGAGGAACTAAAAGGAGGTTCATTGTTTCCCCATCAGCTTGAAGCACTGAATTGGTTGCGCAAGTGTTGGCATAGATTCAAAAATGTGATACTTGCTGATGAAATGGGGCTTGGGAAAACAGTATCTGCTTGCGCTTTCATTTCATCTTTGTATTTTGAGTTTAAAGCACCTCTCCCTTGTTTAGTATTGGTTCCACTTTCCACAATGCCAAACTGGCTGGCTGAGTTTTCTCTTTGGGCTCCCAAAATAAATGTCGTGGAGTATCATGGGTGTGCAAAAGCGAGAGCCATGATTCGGCAGTATGAATGGCATGCTAGTGATCCAAAGGATCTGAATAAGAAAACATTTTCCTATAAGTTTAATGTACTTTTGACTACTTATGAAATGGTTCTTGCCGATTCCTCACATTTGCGTGGAGTTCCTTGGGAAGTTCTTGTGGTTGACGAGGGCCATCGCCTGAAGAATTCAGAAAGCAGGTTGTTCAGTTTGCTtaattcattttgtttccaacATCGGGTTCTGTTGACTGGTACCCCTCTTCAGAATAACATAGGCGAGACGTATAACCTGCTTAATTTCTTGCAGCCAGCGTCATTCCCTTCCCTCTCTTCATTTGAGCAGAAATTTAATGATCTAACGACTGCAGAAAAGGTGGAGGAGTTGAAGAAACTTGTTGCTCCACATATgctacgaaggctcaaaaaggaTGCCATGCAGAATATTCCCCCAAAGACGGAAAGGATGGTTCCTGTTGAATTGTCGTCTATCCAAGCTGAATACTACCGTGCAATGCTAACAAAGAACTATCAGATATTACGAAATATTGGGAAAGGGGTGGCACAACAATCGATGCTAAACATTGTGATGCAGTTAAGAAAAGTTTGTAATCATCCGTATCTGATACCAGGCACTGAGCCTGATTCTGGGTCAGTGGAATTTCTTCATGAAATGAGGATAAAAGCTTCGGCTAAGTTGTCTTTGTTGCATTCCATGCTTAAGGTGTTATACAAGGAAGGTCATAGAGTTCTTATTTTTTCACAGATGACCAAGCTTCTTGATATCCTTGAGGATTATTTGAATATAGAATTTGGGCCAAAAATGTATGAGAGAGTGGATGGCTCTGTATCAGTGGCTGATCGTCAGACAGCAATTGCGCGCTTCAACCAAGATAAAAGTCGATTTGTCTTTTTGTTATCTACACGTTCATGTGGCCTCGGTATCAATTTGGCAACAGCTGACACTGTGATCATATATGATTCTGATTTTAACCCTCATACTGATATCCAGGCAATGAATCGAGCGCATCGAATTGGACAATCAAATAGGCTTCTGGTATATAGGCTTGTAGTTCGTGCCAGTGTCGAAGAGCGCATTTTGCAGCTTGCAAGGAAGAAACTGATGCTTGATCAGCTTTTTGTGAACAAGTCTGAATCTCAGAAGGAAGTGGAAGATATATTACGATGGGGAACGGAAGAACTTTTCCGTGATTCTTCTAGCATGGGTGGAAAAGATAATGGTGAAAACAATTGTAACAAAGATGAGGCCATAACTGATATAGAACTCAAGCATAGAAAGAGGGGTGGAGGCCTTGGAGATGTATATAAGGATAAATGTACTGATGGAACCAACAAACTAGTGTGGGATGAAAATGCAATTTTGAGATTGCTTGACCGTTCAAACCTTCAGTCCGGAGCAAATGATGGTGGTGAAGTGCAGCTGGAGAATGATATGCTTGGCTCTGTGAAG TCTTTGGAGTGGAATGATGAAACAACAGAAGAGCAAGGAGGTGCTGAATCACCAACTGTTGTAGCTGATGACATCTCTGTCAAAGATTCTGAAAGGAAAGAGGACAATTTGGTTACTGTAACTGAAGAAAATGAATGGGACAGACTTTTGCGATTGAG ATGGGAGAAGTATCAAAGCGAGGAGGAAGCAGCTCTTGGTCGAGGGAAGCGTCAGAGAAAAGCTGTTTCATATAGGGAAGCGTATGCTGCGCACCCAAATGAAACGTTGAGTGAG CCAAGCGGTGGTGAGGAGGAAAGAGAGCCAGAGCCCACACGGGAATATACACCTGCCGGACGAGCTCTAAAAGAAAAATT CTCGAAGCTCCGTGCCAGGCAAAAAGAGCGCCTTGCTCGAAGGAATGCAACTGACAACACTGTTCTTAATGAGGGTGTCGCTGTACCCAAATCACTTCTTGAATGCCCTTCCTCCAATTGCAAATATGGGGATCTAGCTGCTGAATCTGCTCAGGATAGGGAGAAAGCTTCAGTGGTTGACATGGAGCATGGCAAACCTAAGCAGCCATTAGATACTCTGAATATCAAAGATGATTCAAACTTTAGGCTTGGAAAACTGTCAAAGAGCAAAATGGGCAACCACTTGGATCTTCCTGTTAATTCTCTTGGTCACATGTCTCCTGACAACCTCCTCCTTAGTTACCATCATCAGGGCCGAGTCTACACACATTCACTTCCTCCTAGCAACTTGTTACCAGTACTTGGTCTATGCGCTCCAAATGCTCCTCAGTTAGAGTCTTCTCATAGAAACTTTTTACGAATGAACGGCAGGCAAAGCAGGCCAGCAACTGGACCGGATTTCCCATTCAGTCTAGCTCCTTGCGGTGGATCTTCATTAGAGCCAGAAGTGAAGAAGCATGAGGCTACACTAGACAAGCTAAAATTTCAGGATTCGTCGGCAGAAGCGATGCAACGACTTCGAAGTAGCATTACAGATAGTTGGCACCCACTTAGTCCG TATCCTCCAGCTATCTCACAAGGAAAAGAGCCAGATCGTTCAGAAAGTTCGGGTTCAAAATTTGCTGCTTTTCAGGAAAAGATGTCATTTCCAAACTTACCTCTTGATGATACATTGCTTCCCATATTTCCGCTAGGTGGTAAAAGAATTCCAATTGCACCTCATGACTTATTGCCTAATCTATCATTAGGCAGCAGACCTGGAGCTGCCAGTGACACTATACACGACCTTCCAACAATGCCATTACTGCCCAACTTGAAATTTCCTCCTCAAGATACTTGGTATAATCAGCGTGAGAGGGAAGTGCCTCCTCCATTAGGTCTGAGTCAGATGCCAACGACTTTTCCACCATTTCCTGAAAATCATAGGAGGGTGCTGGAAAACATAATGATGAGGACAGGGTCTGGATCTAGCAACTTGCACTGgaagaaatcaaaatcagaTGGTTGGTCTGAAGATGAACTTGATTTCCTCTGGGTTGGCGTTCGCAGACATGGGCGGGGAAATTGGGATGTCATGCTTAGAGACCCTAGGTTAAAATTCTCCAAGTACAAAGCTTCAGAAGATTTGGCAGCTCAGTGGGAGGAGGAACAACTAAAGATCTTAGAAGGGCCATCTCTTCCAACACCAAGATCGATGAAGGCAACAAAATCTACCAAATCTTCCTTGTTTCCTAGCATTCCCATTGGAATGATGGCACGGGCATTGCAAGGAAGTAAATTTTTTCGCCCACCTAAGCTTCAGCCTCATTTGACAGACATGAAATTGGGTTTTGGTGATCTGTCTTCGAGCTTGCCGCGTTTTGAGCAGTTCGATCTGCATGGTTCTCAAAATGAGCATTTTGGACATATTCCAACTTGGGATGCAGACAAATTCCAGGTGACCTTTGCTGGAGATTCCTCAGTTGCACCTTCTGATGGGCGTGGGACTTCTTCAAATGTCCCCGCCGAGAAGCCATCCCTGCTTAATTTGTTTGGAGCTGCCAGCCTGGGCTCTCTAGGTCTGAATAAATCTAGCTCTCCTGATTCACTAAGAAAGGAGGATGAACTTGGTGCCATGAAGCACCGTAAGTTGCCAAGTCTCTTGGATAGATCATTGAATACTTTGCGTGGTTCTCTCAATAATGCAGCAAATGATGAGTCCACCAGCTCAGAGCTGCTCTTTGACCCAGATAAAGTGCTGAATCTTTCCCATTTGAAAGGGAAGGAAATAGTTGGAAGTAATTCGAAGAACAAACTGCCCCATTGGCTTCAGGAAGCCGTGAGTGCTCCTGATAAACCACCAGATCCAACTCTGCCACCTACGGTATCAGCAATCGCTCAATCAGTTCATATATTGTATGGAGAAGATAAGCATACCATACCGCCATTTGTAATACCAGGCCCCCCTCCTTGCCTACCAGAGGATCCGAGAAGGATCctaagaaggaaaaggaagcgCAGGTCAAAAATTTCTGGGCTTACCCCTCCAGAAAAGGTCCAAGGCGGTCAGAACTCTCAAACCAACCCACTTGGCACTGAGAATGCTTCAACCTCTATCCCATTGGCACCACCTTTTAGTCCTCCTCCACAAGCAGTGGCTGGAACTTCAGGGCTTCCATGGTTGAAATCAGACCTAAATTTAACTGTTCCCAGTTTAGATGTCACAAATGCATCTTCGTCCTCAGCTTATTCAAATCTGCAGAAGAAAGCAAGCAAAGGATTGACCCCATCTCCTCAAGTGCTTCAATTGGTGGCATCCTGTGTTGCCCCTGGCCCTAGTTTTCCATCTGTTTCTTGTGTAACTAGTTCAGGAT